The Lasioglossum baleicum chromosome 15, iyLasBale1, whole genome shotgun sequence genome has a segment encoding these proteins:
- the LOC143216496 gene encoding isoaspartyl peptidase/L-asparaginase isoform X2: MDASLMDGSSFKCGSVAAVSDIEHPISLAKYVLNNFPNAIFVGDGAKNLAKHAGLNWISEGNMVAPLARVELSEEDEKNDIDNLSLLGVDMVTSSSDTVGCIAYDGRSIVVGSTTGGLNKKLVGRVGDTPMLGCGVYATRNAGCSVTGHGETVMKLGLSRAIVEDIEHGFTGEEALYKHFSSMSKKFDKIGGAVVLESNGSWATYFTSDKMPYAVIENDVITAGARIQEERREMYNADTIKNCDYECPVYGYSTGPAERKVV, translated from the exons ATGGATGCAAGCTTGATGGACGGTTCATCATTCAAATGTGGATCGGTAGCAGCCGTGTCAGACATAGAGCACCCTATATCGCTTGCAAAATACGTGCTGAACAATTTCCCGAATGCCATTTTTGTGGGTGACGGGGCCAAGAATTTAGCAAAGCATGCTGGTTTAAATTGGATATCCGAGGGGAACATGGTAGCACCGCTGGCACGAGTAGAGTTATCGGAAGAGGATGAAAAAAATGACATAGACAATCTAAGTTTACTAGGAGTCGACATGGTAACAA GCAGTTCTGACACTGTCGGTTGCATAGCGTACGACGGACGCAGCATTGTTGTTGGCAGTACGACAGGTGGTCTGAACAAAAAATTAGTAGGAAGAGTAGGAGACACTCCGATGTTGGGTTGCGGAGTTTATGCAACTAGGAACGCAGGTTGTTCTGTAACAGGACACGGAGAGACTGTAATGAAATTGGGATTATCGCGAGCCATCGTGGAGGATATTGAACACGGTTTCACCGGGGAGGAGGCTCTTTATAAACACTTCTCTTCTATGTCCAAGAAATTTGATAAAATCGGTGGCGCGGTCGTGCTCGAATCGAATGGTAGTTGGGCGACTTATTTCACTTCCGATAAAATGCCATACGCGGTGATAGAGAATGATGTGATCACGGCCGGGGCTAGAATAcaggaagagagaagagaaatgTACAACGCTGATACCATCAAAAATTGCGACTACGAATGTCCCGTT TATGGCTATTCCACGGGGCCTGCTGAACGAAAAGTTGTTTAG
- the LOC143216496 gene encoding isoaspartyl peptidase/L-asparaginase isoform X1 has translation MDASLMDGSSFKCGSVAAVSDIEHPISLAKYVLNNFPNAIFVGDGAKNLAKHAGLNWISEGNMVAPLARVELSEEDEKNDIDNLSLLGVDMVTSSSDTVGCIAYDGRSIVVGSTTGGLNKKLVGRVGDTPMLGCGVYATRNAGCSVTGHGETVMKLGLSRAIVEDIEHGFTGEEALYKHFSSMSKKFDKIGGAVVLESNGSWATYFTSDKMPYAVIENDVITAGARIQEERREMYNADTIKNCDYECPVVIKFALRRTRKVLHVLRTYLYFMLQYGYSTGPAERKVV, from the exons ATGGATGCAAGCTTGATGGACGGTTCATCATTCAAATGTGGATCGGTAGCAGCCGTGTCAGACATAGAGCACCCTATATCGCTTGCAAAATACGTGCTGAACAATTTCCCGAATGCCATTTTTGTGGGTGACGGGGCCAAGAATTTAGCAAAGCATGCTGGTTTAAATTGGATATCCGAGGGGAACATGGTAGCACCGCTGGCACGAGTAGAGTTATCGGAAGAGGATGAAAAAAATGACATAGACAATCTAAGTTTACTAGGAGTCGACATGGTAACAA GCAGTTCTGACACTGTCGGTTGCATAGCGTACGACGGACGCAGCATTGTTGTTGGCAGTACGACAGGTGGTCTGAACAAAAAATTAGTAGGAAGAGTAGGAGACACTCCGATGTTGGGTTGCGGAGTTTATGCAACTAGGAACGCAGGTTGTTCTGTAACAGGACACGGAGAGACTGTAATGAAATTGGGATTATCGCGAGCCATCGTGGAGGATATTGAACACGGTTTCACCGGGGAGGAGGCTCTTTATAAACACTTCTCTTCTATGTCCAAGAAATTTGATAAAATCGGTGGCGCGGTCGTGCTCGAATCGAATGGTAGTTGGGCGACTTATTTCACTTCCGATAAAATGCCATACGCGGTGATAGAGAATGATGTGATCACGGCCGGGGCTAGAATAcaggaagagagaagagaaatgTACAACGCTGATACCATCAAAAATTGCGACTACGAATGTCCCGTTGTAATTAAGTTTGCATTGCGGAGAACAAGAAAGGTTTTGCACGTTTTACGAACATACTTATATTTTATGTTGCAGTATGGCTATTCCACGGGGCCTGCTGAACGAAAAGTTGTTTAG